The DNA region aaaagttctcagCACAGCCCTGGCCCATAATAGTCACTATACACATTcctattctcttcctttaagcAATCTAGTGTAGTCTCtgaccctgccccaccccccgaTTCCTGGACTTGTTAAAAGCTATTTTTGGAACCCAAATTTAGGACTTCCATCCTTTCATATTAAATTCTTAGTATTAGATTTGGTCGATCATCCCAAACTTGTGAGATCTTTTTGGGtcctgtcattttttttaatatcttagcTATCACTCATGTCCTGGAGGTACTAGTGTCTGGCACAGGTAGAAGCCCCTGTTACCCCAGTTACTGGAGCCACCCCCCCCAAAATCATCTTGTGCTTACTTAACATGCATACATGTAGCTTATGCCCATTGAATGCCCACtgtatttgtgtcctcagtgcctgACCTTCCCTTCCACTAATACTCTGCGTGATGCAGAAGCATATCGGCTTTCTTACTGCTCCTTCCTTCAGgacactctatctcctgattCAAAATCATCTCCTGATTATGCGCCTTTGCAATGGCTCTTCCCCACACCTGCTATGCTCGGCTCCCCTCTACGCCTGGCTTTCTggtcctttaaaactcagctcaaatcccaccttctgcaggaggcccttCCTGGTCCTCCCtacttccagtgccttccctggGACTAACATTAATTTACATAGTATATACCTTGTAACAGATAGTTTTGGGCCACATCGCTGCATTTCTTTGCACCCCAAGCGCTTTGCACGGTGTCTGAACACATACTAAAGTACTTAATTGATGTTTGTCGACCGACTGACTGACACAGCAGGTACTAGATGGTCCTTCAGGGCTGACCCAATGGTTTCCCTACAAtatggcggggtgggggtgggggggtgccaGGCATTGTCTCTCATTTTTCGGATGGTCAATTATCGTATCATCCTGGATCGAGTTTTCTCCAGTTTCTATGTGCCACCGTGGTGGGCACtcagtccaactgcctcattttacagatgagaaaactgaggaccagagagacgATGCGACTGGTCCGacatcacacagctcataagagTCAAGTGGCTGTACTGGACACCAAAGCGGATCCTCTGCCCCCGACCGGTGTTCTTTAAGGCAAGCTGAGGGCGCAGAGCGCCAGGACCGTCATCAAGGAATGTGCACTAGAAGTCCGCGCACGACTGAGGACCAGGGACCGGAAGCTAGAAGCAGCTGCGGCGCAGGGGCCGCTAGGAAATGTAGTCTAGGCCGGAGGGAGCGCTCTTTCCAATCCCAGCCTTGCCCCTTAGCTGGGTGTCGTCCAACAAGTCTTTTTGCCTCTCTAgacttcagtctcttcctctgtaaaaacgaaggggttggactagatggtttctgacgTCCTTCCTTGGTCTAGATCCATGACCCCGTCGGTGTCAGAAAGGGCTGAAAGCCGGAAGCGCGGGCCGCCGGAAAGCGGGAATAGAAGCAGGAAGCAGTAGGGGCCGCCGGGAGTTGTAGTCGGGGTAGGTTAGAAGGGGTTACAAGCATGGCGGGATTGGAGCTGCTGTCGGATCAGGGTTACCGAGTGGATGGGCGGCGGGCCGGAGAGCTGCGCAAGATCCAAGCACGGATGGGCGTCTTCGCGCAGGCCGATGGTTCAGCCTACATCGAACAAGGCAACACTAAGGCGCTGGCCGTGGTCTACGGACCCCACGAGGTGCGAGGTGATCTCAGGATGCTTATCGGCGGGGAGAAGAGGGTAGTAACCTCACCGGTCCCGGACCAATCGCAGCCTTCCTTGAAAAAGAGCTCCCTCTGCATTGGGAAGGGGGCGTGACTTCACAGGGTCCCGGACCAATCGCAACCTTACTTGAGAAAACCGGGAGGTTGCGCTGTGGGTAGGGGGAAGGTGCGGTTCTTTAGGGGAGGAAAGTGTGGAATGGAGAACTGAGGCTGCGGGATTTTGCAATGACGTAATTTCTGAATCTgatccccaccccagcccctcaCCCACTCACCCCACACGTTGGTACGAAGTAGTCGTAGCTGCTCCCTGGTCTAAGTGACACTGTATAAGTCTTAGCTCCCTACCCCGCTAACAGGCTCCGAGCCCTCCAGAGAGTCTGcgggcatttattaagcgtttATTGTGTGCTAGGCAAggaataccaagaaaggcaaaaaaaaaaaaaaatcctacccaGCTCTCAAggggcttgcattctaatgggcgGGACCACATGTAAATAACCACCACTAAGACACGAGTGGACGTAGGAACTGGAAGGAGCTTCTTCCTTTTGGAGGTTATTGGAGGTGTAGGGACAGACCACTCTGGGGGTGAGGAGCAAATGCAGAATAGGCTATATTGCAGCTGCATCCTAATGTAAGTGGAGGGGAATCTCgagaaagaaggctggaaaggcaggaaggggccaggtcgTTAGAGGACTTCACATGCCAAAAAGAGAGCTTTCCATTTGATCCTGGTttccttgaagactcagctcaagttgCACATTCTGTTTAGACAGGTTCCCCAGACCCTAGGCacccatttcctttcccctttccccaacccAGCGCTTTCCCTCTGGGATTACTTCCCATTTATACCGTGTATATCTTGTatgaacatagttgtttgcatgttgtgtacaccattagattgtgaggtcagAGAGGGACCAGCTGTATGCAAAGTGGGTGGCatgtagaaaatatttaattaatgcttgttaaccGACTGATCCTGGAGGGCCACTGAAGCACATTGAGCAGGGAGTTAACATGGTCAAACCTATGCTTTGGAAAGTCTCcctttttggaaaagaaagtttttCTATTAGTCCTCACACTGCTTACTTCCCTTGGAAGCCATGAGGACAAGCACAATAGAAATGAGAGGTATATGATTATTATATGTTTGATCCAGCTGAACCTGCAATTTCTTTGATGTATGGGACTATCAGCAAGGAAACTTATCAATTCAGATCTAAGCCTGCTCTGCTCCTTATAGCACATGCCGCCAGGGATTTTCCTTAAGGGCAAATCTGACTACTCAATAAGTTTCAGGAAGCTAAATAACATAGTGGATAGCGTTCTGGGCCTGATacttcctagccgtgtgaccctaggaaagttacccttagtttccttagctgtTAACTGTGGATAACAATAGTActatacctacttcccagggttgttgtgaggattaaatgagataatatttgtaaaaaaaaaaaaaacacttaatgtagtccctggcacatagtaggcactatttattgtagttcagtcatgtctgactcttcatgactccatttggggttttcttggcagagatactggagtagtttgccatttccttctccagctctttttacatgaggaaactgaggccaatggggttaagtgacttgttcagggtcaacagctaggaagtgtatgaggttggatttgaactcaagtcttcctgactccaggcctggccttcTAATCCACTGCTGCTCCACACAGCCCTCCATCTCCATTCTCTTTGCTTTTGATCTGGCCAACCCCCATGCCTTAAAtgattccctcctcacctttaccCCTAAAATGTCTGACTCCCTTCGGGACTCAGCTCAAGCAGCATCTCTTccttgaaatctttcctgatccccctcactgctagtgctctctctccctaccttgtatttattcagCATGTACTTAAGTTTCACTTGTTACCTctccatagaatataagcttctcaagTACAGAAACAGTTCTGTTCTTTGTCTTTGTGTGCCTAGCACTTAGAGCCAACCCAGGTAGCTGTAAGTGCCTGCTAATCAATTGAAGAGTTGGCTGGGGCACAGTAACTTTAAGGGTCTAGCCCTGgatctatcagtcagtcaataaacattaaactCTAGGAGGATTACTTGTCTAGAAGGCAATTTACCAAAAAATTTGCTTGatctttcaaggtattcttaaaTGCTTGTCTTTCTcatataagcacctactatgtgccaggaatgatactaagcattaaggatacaaagaaaggtaaaagacaagacaacatgcaaacaacgttgtacaaacaatatataaatgtaaattagatTTAGTCagtagagggaaggtactagcactAAAGGAGATTggaaaaggtttcttgtagaaggtagggtATTAGCTGAGTCTTCAAAGAAGTCAGGAGGTCCCAGAGCCAGTATTCGGGAGAtgggatttgaccccaggtcttcctcactttgaGGAAATTTCCCAGCACTGTCCTCTAGAAAAAGCAGGGGCAATGAAATAACAATTGTGGGGTTAGACGTCACTCTCAGCAGCTGGTCTCCTCTCCAGTCTACACCTGCCGTGTGTCTGCTTCCTCTAACTTAAGTCTGCATGCTCATCTGCTCACATATTGGCCTCCCCTGTCTGGACCCCCAGAACTTAGGCAGAAGTTCCTTCCTCAAGGCTACTGGAACCTGAAAACAAACTGAGCTTTTATGAATACCTGAGAACAGTCTGGCCCAAAAACGACCTTTCAttccagggtgtgtgtgtgtaaacatccACTTGAGTACACACATACCCATGGGGGTGAGGGATAATATACGATAGTAGACGTAATAATTATCCCCCACTGCCAGACAAAATCAGACCCTTCTGACCCCAGAAGACAAGTTCTGCTCACAGACACTGAAACCTCCTTGGAGGGCATCATTCTATGAGACTCATGTTCTTAGATTGGCCCTGTCTTAGCCTCTTTATGTTAGGTTaggttgttgttctttgttctcgaagaggaccaaaatgacatcactgtgctagagaCAAGTTTCaacgtgtctgactgtggctgatcagaccaatacaagcttggaatgctctaccacagtcgagcacaaatagtccatgtgaacattaggggtggattctctaaatttgcacatcctgcatttcctttgagctgtttcaattctgctttgctcatagagcacagcaccttccctgatgtgggcatgccatgctgagcagtcctgtgccagtgtgtcccatgtcacacaatcaatttcatAATTTACATGAAGCCCCTTTATGTAAACAGAAGCTGAAAGTCCATAAGAAAAGAAGAGCCTACTAGGCCCTTCCTTGGAACAGCCTATTGTAGAAGGGTATAACAAGGAATCCCAGGTGCTTCCTCATTCCTTTGGGAAACAACTATAGGATGAGGATGGTGGAATTAATTCCATGAAGAGCAGGGGTAAGGTTAATCAAAGAGAATTCCATGGGTGTTGATATGCCCGGGATCAATGAGGTGACAGGTCATTATGTATTGAATACGAGTGTTAATGAAAGGACGAGATCATTGATGGGGTAGGGGAGGCTTGAATATTGAAATAAAGACTTTAGGAGGATCCCAGTGTGTCAGGAGATAGAGTATCATAAGAATacagaatgttagacctggaagggaccttagaggttatctacccttccttcctcacttaaaaAATGAGGACTCGTTCCCAGAGAGCTTAAGGAGCTTGCTGAAAGTCCATAAGTTAGTAGGGTTTCTATTTAAAACATGGGTCTCCTTACTCCTTGGGACCTTTCTACTGTAATATGCTGGCTTTGTCACTCATCTGACTAGGAAGCTACTCTCCAGGGCTTGGTAAAAGAGAGGTTTGGGATGGGGGTTGACCCCCACAGCTCCTACTTAATACATTCCTatgtctcccctctccaattttCCTAGATGCGGGGCTCTCGGTCAAGAGCACTGCCAGATCGGGCACTGGTGAACTGCCAGTATAGCATGGCCACCTTCAGCACTGGGGAACGGAAGCGGCGGCCACATGGGGACCGCAAGGCCTGTGAAATGGGACTCCAGCTGAGGCAGACCTTTGAGGCCGCCATCCTGACCCAGCTATACCCTCGCTCCCAGATTGACATATATGTCCAGGTAAAGGTGAAGATTTGTATTGGGAGAGTAGGTTGGAAGTAGTAGACCTTTGGGTTAGATAAGTGAAGGTCAGGGTGGTGTAAAATGGGGTAGGTATTTGGGAAGGTCTCGGTCTCCTTGAGAGAACCCTGAGTCAGGAGACATGGTTTCTAGTACCACTTCTGACCCTCCAAACCTGGGACAAGTTTCCTcttttttaagcctcagtttacttatctgtcaGATAGGAGTGATAATGCCCTCCCATCTCCTTCACAGGGCTCCAGTGAGGGTGAAACAAAGTAAATCCTGTGAAAGTAGTTAGCACAGCAGAGCATCAGAACCAGGATGTGggacagaagaggagagggagtccAGAGATGgcagcgacttgcccagggtctcataggcAGTTTAGTGGTAGAGCTAGACTTGACCCTGGGTCTCCTAACCCTTTGCTAGACGTGGTCCCTGCCCCTGTGAAGCTCAGTGGGCTCTTTCTCCTCCACTACCAGAGTATGGATCTGCCTCTCATCCTCCCCTGGTCCCACTGTAGTCCACATGCCATCACTGAACCCAGACATTCTTCTCAGGAGCAGACACAGCATCAGGAAGAGACATCGCCCTTGCTGGTAGGGCTCCCTGGATGGAATGTGGAAGCATTATTCTCACAAATAACCATAGtatagaggcagcaaggtggcgctggagtcagaaggacctgaattcaaatgtgccttagacacttgacatttgacacacttactagctgtgtgaccttgggcaaatcacttaccccaattgccttgccttcccttctccaaaaaataaataaatgaatgaatgaataaataaacaaataaccaTAGTATGAGATGAGGTGTGACTAGGGTTGTGAGTGTTGAAAGTGTACTTTGGGGCCTCAGATGGTGGCACTCCCATCCTGGCCAAGATGAGGaagggatcagggaagacttcctggaggaagtgacACCTGAACTGAGCCTGGAATGATAGTCAGGATTTCTAAATACGGGTGGAGAGGACAGAAAGGACCCAGTTTGGGgaaagaggtgggaggtgggaagggaggaagggaagcatCTATTAAGAGATTATGTGCTAGGTACAGTACCAGGGGctagaaaatgaagataaaaataaaactctccctacctttaaggagcttacattctattgtgggAAATACTTCCACATATAggtataaacagaataaatataaggttAACTTTGGAGGGAAGATACTGGTAGCTGGGGGGGGAATTAGGAGAGGATTCAGGATATGTCCAGGGAACATGGGTGGAGGATGACTCCAGTGGACAAGGGGATAGGCTCCCTTTGATGCCTTGGATCAGGTACCCCAGGATtcacttttttcctctgtaaaatgaaggggtttgatcAAAAGACCTCTTagattccttccacctctaaatccttttgccatgtgaccttaggtGCTTCAGGCGGATGGTGGTAATTATGCAGCCTGTGTGAATGCAGCTACGTTAGCCGTGTTGGATGCAGGGATCCC from Trichosurus vulpecula isolate mTriVul1 chromosome 1, mTriVul1.pri, whole genome shotgun sequence includes:
- the EXOSC4 gene encoding exosome complex component RRP41 isoform X1 gives rise to the protein MAGLELLSDQGYRVDGRRAGELRKIQARMGVFAQADGSAYIEQGNTKALAVVYGPHEMRGSRSRALPDRALVNCQYSMATFSTGERKRRPHGDRKACEMGLQLRQTFEAAILTQLYPRSQIDIYVQVLQADGGNYAACVNAATLAVLDAGIPMRDFVCACSAGFVDGTALADLSHVEEAAGGPQLALALLPASGQLALLEMDARLHEDHLQQVLEAASQAARDVHALLDRVVRQHVREAALLLGD
- the EXOSC4 gene encoding exosome complex component RRP41 isoform X2 produces the protein MGGGPESCARSKHGWASSRRPMVQPTSNKATLRRWPWSTDPTRCEMRGSRSRALPDRALVNCQYSMATFSTGERKRRPHGDRKACEMGLQLRQTFEAAILTQLYPRSQIDIYVQVLQADGGNYAACVNAATLAVLDAGIPMRDFVCACSAGFVDGTALADLSHVEEAAGGPQLALALLPASGQLALLEMDARLHEDHLQQVLEAASQAARDVHALLDRVVRQHVREAALLLGD